A region from the Triticum urartu cultivar G1812 chromosome 1, Tu2.1, whole genome shotgun sequence genome encodes:
- the LOC125550268 gene encoding uncharacterized protein LOC125550268, which translates to MLRHRTLDTPSKIEGNPRFDPYFKDCIGAIEGTHVPCNVPSRIVDRFRGRKPFPTQNVLAAVDFDLLFTYVCAGWEGSAHDSTVLRHSLEHPNGLRVPEGKYYLADAGYAARREFLPPFRQTRYHLREWRGNNRPRTQNELFNLRHSSLRTTVERHLGH; encoded by the exons ATGCTTAGGCATCGAACACTTGATACACCATCAAAGATTGAAGGCAACCCACGATTTGATCCGTATTTTAAG GACTGTATTGGTGCTATTGAGGGTACACATGTTCCATGTAACGTTCCATCTCGGATAGTCGACAGATTTCGTGGCAGGAAACCATTCCCTACCCAAAATGTTCTTGCGGCGGTTGACTTTGATTTGTTATTCACTTATGTTTGTGCGGGCTGGGAAGGTTCAGCCCACGATTCAACTGTTTTACGACATTCTCTTGAGCATCCAAATGGCCTTAGAGTCCCTGAAG GTAAATACTATCTTGCGGATGCGGGTTATGCAGCTAGGAGAGAATTCCTACCACCGTTCCGTCAAACTCGATATCATTTGCGTGAATGGAGGGGTAATAATAGACCCCGCACCCAGAATGAGCTATTCAACTTAAGGCACTCATCCCTTCGTACAACCGTTGAAAGGCATTTGGGACATTAA